The following coding sequences lie in one Pontibacter sp. G13 genomic window:
- a CDS encoding aldehyde dehydrogenase family protein, with translation MTDFRHLLAEANWIAGKWSNSGTSRFITVFHKWTQQPLAQIPLATPKQMEEVIVASETAFEEFRQWSAQDRARILHQLADLLEKEEEPFASLICAEAGKPISYARGEVARCLVTLRTAAAETLRFDGEKVPMDFAAGVGKTAFTRRFPKGPIACISPFNFPLNLALHKIAPALATGCSVILKPSPYAPLSSLAFAKLVEQTDLPAGALNVLLCDIPEAEHWIKDERMKVLSFTGSPAIGWMLKAKAGKKPVILELGGNAAVIVDETADLAHTAKRCALGAFLYAGQICISTQRIYVEQSVFKQFQELLVKETRALLSGDPSGEKITNGPLIHQVHLKRISDWVDHAVEQGAKVLAGGSVLDEERNLYAPTLLTQTQPHMEVVREEAFGPVAILEPYEHFSEAITTVNDSKFGLQAGVFTQRIDRMQEAHAKLEVGAVIVNEVPGFRVDSMPYGGVKESGLGREGIRYTMEDYTEPRLLVF, from the coding sequence ATGACCGATTTTCGTCACCTACTCGCAGAAGCCAATTGGATCGCAGGCAAATGGTCCAATTCCGGCACCAGTCGATTCATCACCGTTTTTCACAAATGGACCCAGCAGCCTTTGGCTCAGATTCCGCTGGCGACTCCCAAACAGATGGAAGAGGTGATTGTCGCCTCGGAAACTGCTTTTGAGGAATTCAGGCAATGGTCGGCCCAAGACCGAGCCCGAATTCTACACCAGTTAGCGGATTTGCTTGAAAAGGAAGAGGAACCATTTGCCTCGCTGATTTGTGCCGAAGCTGGAAAGCCGATTTCCTATGCCCGAGGAGAAGTCGCCAGATGTCTGGTAACCCTGAGAACAGCCGCCGCCGAAACGCTGCGTTTTGACGGAGAAAAGGTCCCAATGGATTTTGCGGCGGGAGTGGGCAAGACTGCTTTCACCCGGAGATTCCCCAAAGGCCCAATTGCCTGTATTTCTCCTTTCAATTTCCCGCTGAACCTAGCCCTTCATAAGATCGCTCCTGCATTGGCCACGGGCTGTTCGGTAATCCTCAAACCGAGTCCCTACGCACCGCTCAGCTCATTGGCGTTTGCCAAATTGGTGGAACAAACCGATCTGCCTGCGGGTGCCTTGAATGTCCTGCTCTGTGATATTCCCGAAGCAGAGCATTGGATCAAGGACGAGCGCATGAAGGTGCTGTCCTTCACCGGAAGTCCCGCAATCGGATGGATGCTCAAAGCCAAAGCGGGCAAAAAACCGGTCATCCTTGAGCTGGGAGGAAATGCTGCCGTCATCGTGGATGAAACTGCCGATCTCGCACATACAGCCAAAAGATGTGCTCTGGGGGCTTTTCTATACGCAGGACAAATCTGCATTTCCACCCAACGAATCTATGTAGAACAATCAGTCTTCAAGCAGTTTCAGGAATTGCTCGTCAAGGAAACTCGGGCGCTCCTATCAGGCGATCCAAGTGGTGAAAAAATCACCAACGGCCCCTTGATTCATCAGGTCCATCTCAAGCGTATTTCAGACTGGGTAGATCATGCCGTGGAACAGGGTGCCAAGGTGCTGGCAGGTGGTAGTGTGCTTGACGAGGAGCGGAACCTGTACGCTCCGACTTTGCTTACCCAGACGCAGCCTCACATGGAGGTGGTGCGGGAAGAGGCATTTGGTCCGGTAGCGATTCTCGAGCCCTACGAACATTTCTCCGAAGCCATCACAACGGTGAACGATTCCAAGTTTGGTCTACAGGCAGGCGTATTTACCCAACGTATCGACCGGATGCAGGAGGCTCACGCTAAGTTGGAAGTCGGTGCCGTCATTGTCAATGAAGTACCGGGATTCAGGGTGGATTCCATGCCCTATGGTGGGGTCAAGGAATCTGGACTGGGAAGAGAAGGAATCCGGTATACAATGGAGGATTACACCGAACCTAGATTGCTGGTCTTTTAG
- a CDS encoding alkaline phosphatase PhoX produces MDNSRRDFLKRASVASLGFMGLGTFACTPNRPAGAVAEGVGFGNLVPDPAGLFDLPEGFTYQVISRWGQEMADGLRLPNRADGMASFPGTDGRVILVRNHEVSTDDLTSGAFGDEAELLGKTQSEEFYDFGAGEHPGLGGTSTLIYNEETGEVERQFMSLLGTVRNCAGGPTPWGSWITCEETVVKAGEDGHTQDHGYNFEVPATENIQRANPIPLKEMGRFNHEAVCVDPKTGIVYQTEDRGDGLIYRFIPNVPGELAKGGKLQALVVRDTPSMDTRNWPEHGQPLVPVGQWFETEWVDLDDVESPKDDLRHRGFQAGAARFARGEGMWFGKGEMYFACTNGGEIAKGQVFRYVPSEFEGTDQEAQAPGRLQLFVEPNDTDICKNCDNLTVAASGDVFMCEDSEDPNIIGVTPNGELFIFGTNVGHPDSELTGVNFSPSGKTMFVNIQHKGLTLAITGPWDAMKRNA; encoded by the coding sequence ATGGATAATAGCCGTCGAGATTTTCTGAAAAGGGCCTCAGTGGCCAGCTTGGGCTTCATGGGATTGGGGACATTTGCCTGTACCCCGAATCGTCCAGCAGGAGCGGTAGCAGAAGGGGTAGGATTTGGGAATCTGGTTCCTGACCCTGCTGGATTGTTTGATCTTCCGGAGGGGTTCACCTATCAGGTGATCTCGAGATGGGGACAGGAAATGGCGGATGGTCTTCGCCTACCGAACCGTGCGGATGGCATGGCTTCCTTCCCCGGGACTGATGGTCGTGTCATTCTCGTGAGAAATCACGAAGTAAGTACAGATGATCTCACAAGCGGCGCATTTGGGGACGAGGCGGAATTGCTTGGGAAGACCCAGTCAGAAGAATTCTATGATTTCGGTGCTGGTGAGCATCCCGGTTTGGGAGGTACATCCACCTTGATATACAACGAGGAAACCGGTGAGGTAGAGCGTCAGTTCATGTCCTTGCTCGGTACGGTCCGCAACTGTGCAGGAGGCCCGACCCCTTGGGGTTCTTGGATCACTTGCGAAGAAACGGTGGTCAAGGCAGGGGAAGATGGTCATACCCAGGATCATGGTTACAACTTCGAAGTACCCGCCACCGAAAACATTCAGCGCGCCAACCCGATTCCCCTCAAGGAGATGGGGCGATTCAACCATGAAGCGGTCTGTGTCGATCCGAAAACGGGAATCGTCTACCAGACAGAAGATCGCGGTGATGGATTGATTTACCGATTCATCCCCAATGTCCCCGGAGAATTGGCCAAAGGCGGCAAATTGCAGGCGCTCGTTGTCAGGGATACGCCCTCCATGGATACACGCAACTGGCCTGAGCATGGTCAACCCTTGGTGCCGGTAGGGCAATGGTTTGAGACTGAATGGGTGGATCTCGACGATGTGGAATCTCCCAAGGATGATCTGCGCCACCGTGGATTTCAGGCTGGAGCAGCTCGTTTTGCCAGAGGGGAAGGCATGTGGTTCGGAAAAGGAGAGATGTATTTTGCCTGTACCAATGGCGGAGAAATCGCCAAAGGCCAAGTCTTTCGATATGTTCCCAGTGAATTCGAAGGGACAGATCAGGAAGCTCAAGCTCCGGGCCGTCTTCAGTTGTTTGTCGAACCGAATGACACCGACATCTGCAAAAACTGCGACAACCTCACCGTCGCTGCCTCTGGGGATGTCTTCATGTGCGAAGATTCAGAAGATCCCAATATCATCGGAGTGACTCCCAACGGTGAACTCTTCATCTTTGGTACCAATGTTGGCCATCCTGATTCAGAGTTGACTGGGGTGAATTTTTCTCCAAGTGGCAAGACGATGTTTGTCAATATCCAGCACAAGGGATTGACCTTGGCGATCACCGGACCTTGGGATGCGATGAAACGAAATGCCTAG
- a CDS encoding arylsulfatase — protein sequence MNTFKMAILLGLMLSIGGAHAQKKPNILVIWGDDIGVHNISAYNNGVMGYETPNIDRIAKEGAMMTHFYAQNSCTAGRASFILGQHPFRTGLLTIGMPGSPHGIPDWAPTIADVLKAQGYTSGQFGKNHLGDQDKHLPTNHGFDKFFGNLYHLNAEEEPEGYFYPKDPNFRKKYGPRGVIKSSSDGNIEDTGPLTKKRMETVDQEFLGAAMDFIKEANEQDKPFFVWMNTTRMHVWTHLKKESVGLTGLGLYPDGMAEHDTHVGMLLKQLDDLGITDNTIVIYSTDNGAETISWPDGGTTPFHGEKGTTWEGGFRVPCIVRWPGVIEPGSKYSNIMSQEDWLPTLMAAAGEDDIVEKMKTGFSSGGKNFKVHLDGYNFMPFFKGDVEKSPREEIFYFGATGELNAVRYGDWKVHFAQLKGGINTAIREVTAWPLVIHLKADPYEKAALESEMYLRWYAENTMWIFVPIQQKVQEFLATIPEYPYQAGSSLSASNISYMTIKVKEIMDNLNKQGFHLPGRN from the coding sequence ATGAATACATTCAAAATGGCCATCCTGTTGGGGCTCATGCTATCAATTGGAGGCGCACATGCACAGAAGAAACCCAATATCCTCGTCATTTGGGGCGACGACATTGGGGTCCACAATATCAGCGCCTACAACAACGGCGTGATGGGCTACGAAACCCCCAACATCGACCGGATCGCCAAGGAGGGAGCGATGATGACACATTTCTATGCACAGAATAGCTGTACAGCAGGTCGCGCTTCTTTTATCTTGGGTCAACATCCCTTCCGCACGGGGCTCCTCACCATTGGGATGCCGGGTTCTCCGCACGGGATTCCCGATTGGGCGCCTACGATCGCAGATGTGCTGAAGGCTCAAGGATATACCTCAGGGCAGTTTGGCAAAAACCACCTCGGCGATCAAGACAAACATTTGCCTACCAATCACGGATTCGACAAGTTTTTCGGAAATCTCTATCACCTCAATGCCGAGGAGGAGCCCGAAGGATACTTTTATCCCAAAGATCCCAACTTCCGCAAGAAATATGGCCCTCGCGGAGTCATCAAATCCTCCTCTGACGGAAACATCGAGGATACAGGTCCATTGACCAAAAAGCGAATGGAGACCGTCGATCAGGAATTTCTGGGTGCAGCTATGGACTTCATCAAAGAAGCCAACGAACAGGACAAACCATTCTTCGTGTGGATGAATACCACCCGAATGCACGTTTGGACGCATCTCAAAAAGGAATCTGTAGGCCTGACGGGATTGGGATTGTATCCGGACGGAATGGCGGAGCACGATACACATGTCGGCATGCTCCTCAAACAATTGGATGACCTCGGAATTACGGACAATACGATCGTGATCTACTCCACAGATAACGGCGCAGAAACCATCTCTTGGCCTGATGGGGGCACCACTCCCTTCCACGGCGAAAAAGGGACTACCTGGGAAGGCGGGTTCAGGGTACCATGTATTGTGCGATGGCCGGGCGTGATCGAGCCGGGAAGTAAATACAGCAACATCATGTCCCAAGAAGATTGGCTGCCCACCTTGATGGCCGCAGCTGGAGAAGATGACATCGTCGAAAAAATGAAAACCGGATTTTCCTCTGGAGGGAAGAACTTCAAGGTGCATCTGGATGGCTACAACTTCATGCCATTTTTCAAGGGAGATGTGGAGAAAAGTCCCCGGGAAGAAATCTTCTATTTTGGAGCTACAGGAGAATTGAATGCGGTGCGATATGGAGATTGGAAGGTTCATTTTGCCCAGCTCAAGGGAGGAATCAACACGGCCATTCGGGAAGTAACCGCTTGGCCGCTCGTCATCCATCTAAAGGCTGATCCTTATGAAAAAGCAGCCTTGGAATCCGAGATGTACCTGCGCTGGTATGCAGAAAATACCATGTGGATCTTTGTTCCCATCCAGCAAAAAGTACAGGAATTTCTGGCGACGATCCCCGAATATCCCTACCAAGCGGGTTCCAGCTTGAGCGCGTCCAACATCTCCTACATGACCATCAAGGTCAAGGAAATCATGGATAACCTGAATAAACAGGGCTTCCATTTACCGGGACGCAACTAG
- the crtD gene encoding 1-hydroxycarotenoid 3,4-desaturase CrtD produces the protein MQQQPHAIIVGSGIGGLATSIRLQVKGYQVSVYEANSYPGGKLNILEDQGFRFDTGPSLFTMPQLVMELFELAGEKPEDWFDYHTLEVLTKYFYPDGTSIEAFAQPRAFSEEVERQTGEPSERIAAFLEHSRKLYDITHHVFLERSLHKLSTYTRMGTVISTLRLPQLDPFRSMDQANRSQFEDPRVVQLFNRYATYNGSNPYEAPATLNIIPHLEFNMGAYLPKRGMYQITESIVKLAKKLGVKFHLNTPVEQILVERKKAVGVQVNGASISADLVVSNADVVPTYRKLLPDQPHPERTLTQPRSSSALIFYWGIGAEFPELDLHNIFFSESYEAEFACMWEEKSIYHDPTIYVNITSKLVPEDAPEGCENWFVMVNAPANTGQDWDTLIAQTRQHILDKLKRQLGKDIEPLIRTESILEPRTIESKTSSYQGALYGTSSNNLFAAFLRHPNFSRKIENLYFCGGSVHPGGGIPLSLLGAKIVGEMVPTATSYRLHP, from the coding sequence GTGCAACAGCAACCTCACGCCATCATCGTTGGCTCCGGAATCGGCGGCCTCGCCACTTCCATCAGACTTCAGGTAAAAGGATATCAAGTCTCCGTCTACGAAGCCAATTCATATCCTGGAGGCAAGCTCAATATCTTGGAGGATCAGGGGTTCCGATTTGACACCGGCCCTTCCCTCTTCACGATGCCGCAACTGGTGATGGAGCTATTTGAGCTGGCGGGAGAAAAACCGGAAGATTGGTTTGACTACCACACCCTCGAGGTTCTGACAAAGTATTTTTATCCAGATGGCACGTCCATAGAGGCATTCGCGCAACCTCGGGCATTCTCAGAGGAGGTCGAGCGCCAAACCGGGGAACCCTCAGAACGAATTGCCGCATTTCTCGAACACAGCCGCAAACTGTACGATATCACCCATCACGTCTTTTTGGAACGCTCGCTCCACAAATTGAGCACTTACACCCGTATGGGCACGGTCATATCCACGTTGAGGCTTCCACAGCTAGATCCCTTCAGAAGTATGGATCAGGCCAACAGATCTCAATTTGAAGACCCAAGGGTTGTGCAGCTCTTCAACCGATACGCCACCTACAACGGGTCCAATCCCTACGAGGCACCTGCCACCCTCAACATCATTCCCCATCTGGAATTCAACATGGGTGCCTATCTCCCCAAGCGCGGCATGTACCAGATCACGGAATCCATCGTGAAGTTGGCAAAAAAACTAGGGGTGAAATTCCATCTCAATACGCCGGTTGAGCAGATTCTCGTCGAGCGAAAAAAGGCCGTAGGCGTGCAGGTGAATGGGGCATCTATCTCGGCAGATCTCGTCGTGTCCAATGCCGATGTGGTCCCCACCTATCGCAAACTGCTTCCTGACCAACCGCATCCGGAACGTACGTTGACGCAACCAAGGAGTAGTTCTGCGCTGATCTTCTACTGGGGAATAGGAGCTGAATTTCCCGAACTGGACCTGCACAATATCTTCTTCTCGGAAAGTTACGAAGCTGAATTCGCGTGTATGTGGGAGGAAAAATCCATTTACCACGATCCGACCATTTATGTGAATATCACCAGCAAACTGGTTCCAGAAGACGCCCCCGAAGGCTGCGAAAACTGGTTTGTCATGGTCAATGCGCCCGCCAATACCGGACAAGATTGGGACACCTTGATTGCCCAGACCCGCCAACACATACTCGACAAGCTCAAGCGCCAATTGGGCAAAGACATCGAGCCGCTGATCCGAACAGAATCCATTTTGGAGCCCCGGACCATTGAATCCAAGACGAGTTCCTATCAAGGCGCGCTTTACGGCACCAGTTCCAACAATCTATTTGCTGCGTTTTTAAGGCATCCCAATTTTTCCCGAAAAATTGAAAATCTGTATTTTTGCGGAGGATCTGTGCATCCCGGAGGCGGTATTCCCCTGAGCTTGCTGGGTGCCAAGATTGTGGGGGAAATGGTCCCCACTGCAACTTCATATAGGTTACATCCATGA
- a CDS encoding mechanosensitive ion channel domain-containing protein yields the protein MKDWIIRWISWAAWLLAPMTGWGQTPDTLGIVIDSSEFYEETERFVLRPGDQSLLYYQDSLMVHGRGVPVRPFGDTLFGLYPSRRQPWRLARQERRRIEHYLIDLANRDRFVPDSLGIKADSAGLIILYGDSLITRIGLKESSLLRHSEEEVARWYADRIWGDLQANHADILKGKYWFLLASLIITILLILAINFAFSWVRKRVGKSNNTLAKISKVLTFKHVQLVTPDNAERTILGILGILRWVILLFVAYSLLPVILTKFGLTRDIGNTLMGWIIDPITGFFNSLVAFIPNLITIIIYIMIYRFILRGLVYIFQEIGAGNIRINGFYSEWAIPTLNLLKFLGIIFLLIFTFPLLPGSSGQTFQAISVFLGAVISLGSSSVVANAVGGVVLTYMRPFKKGDRIQAANVTGDVVERNILVTRIRTPKNEVVTVPNAQIVNSHAINYTTASKMGNLILHTSVTIGYDVPWEQVQELLITAANKTKGIITDNEMKQPFVLQTSLDDYYVAYEINAYTDKPTKMPAIYSELHKNIIIEFGKANVEILSPAYRANRDGNDLTIPENLLQLGREERKDSQSTEDKNPPPEDSK from the coding sequence ATGAAGGATTGGATCATTCGATGGATAAGCTGGGCGGCATGGCTGCTTGCTCCGATGACTGGCTGGGGACAGACTCCAGACACGCTGGGCATTGTCATCGACTCTTCTGAATTCTATGAGGAAACCGAGCGATTTGTCCTACGGCCGGGAGACCAATCGCTCCTGTATTATCAAGACTCCCTCATGGTCCATGGTCGTGGCGTACCCGTTCGGCCTTTTGGAGATACCCTGTTTGGGCTCTACCCAAGCCGTAGACAGCCTTGGAGATTGGCACGTCAGGAACGTAGGCGCATCGAACATTACCTCATTGACTTGGCCAATCGAGACCGATTCGTTCCAGATTCTCTAGGGATCAAGGCGGACAGTGCCGGACTGATCATCCTGTACGGAGATTCCCTCATCACCCGGATTGGACTCAAGGAATCCTCCCTACTCAGACATAGTGAAGAAGAGGTTGCCAGATGGTATGCAGACCGAATCTGGGGAGACCTTCAGGCCAATCATGCCGACATTCTCAAAGGGAAATACTGGTTCCTGTTGGCGTCGCTGATCATCACCATTCTCTTGATCCTCGCCATCAACTTCGCGTTCTCCTGGGTCAGGAAACGGGTAGGAAAAAGCAACAACACCCTCGCCAAGATTTCCAAAGTCCTAACCTTCAAGCACGTCCAACTCGTCACTCCAGACAATGCCGAAAGGACCATTTTGGGTATTCTGGGGATTCTCAGGTGGGTGATATTGCTGTTTGTTGCCTACAGCCTATTGCCCGTGATCCTCACCAAATTCGGACTGACCCGGGACATCGGCAATACCCTCATGGGTTGGATCATCGACCCGATCACCGGATTCTTCAATTCACTCGTCGCCTTCATTCCCAACCTGATCACGATCATCATCTACATCATGATCTATCGGTTTATCCTGCGAGGATTGGTCTATATCTTTCAGGAAATTGGGGCTGGCAATATTCGGATCAACGGTTTCTACTCCGAATGGGCGATTCCGACGTTGAATCTGCTTAAGTTTCTGGGGATCATATTCCTGCTGATCTTCACCTTCCCCCTTCTGCCAGGCTCCAGTGGGCAGACCTTCCAGGCGATCTCTGTGTTTCTGGGGGCCGTCATCTCATTGGGGAGTTCGAGCGTTGTGGCCAATGCTGTGGGCGGGGTGGTATTGACCTATATGCGGCCATTCAAAAAGGGCGACCGTATTCAGGCGGCCAATGTAACGGGCGATGTGGTGGAGCGGAATATTCTAGTCACGCGGATTCGCACGCCTAAAAACGAGGTCGTCACGGTGCCGAATGCCCAGATCGTCAACAGCCATGCGATCAATTACACTACGGCCTCTAAAATGGGGAATTTGATCCTCCACACTTCCGTAACAATTGGCTATGACGTGCCTTGGGAACAAGTGCAGGAACTCCTGATCACAGCTGCGAATAAGACCAAAGGCATCATCACGGATAATGAAATGAAACAGCCCTTTGTCCTACAAACCAGTTTGGATGATTACTACGTGGCCTACGAAATCAATGCCTACACGGACAAGCCGACCAAGATGCCGGCCATTTACTCCGAATTGCACAAGAACATCATCATCGAATTCGGCAAGGCCAATGTCGAAATTCTCTCTCCCGCCTATCGCGCCAATCGAGATGGCAACGATCTCACCATTCCCGAAAATCTCCTGCAACTAGGTCGGGAAGAACGAAAAGACTCCCAATCAACTGAGGACAAAAACCCGCCCCCAGAAGATTCGAAGTGA